Sequence from the Desulfovibrio sp. UIB00 genome:
CGGGCAGGACGACCGCATCTGCGTGTTTACCGCGCTGGAGGCTCTGCTTGAGGCCGAAGCCACAGGCCGCAGCATGGCTGTTATTTTCTGGGACAAAGAGGAAATCGGCTCGGACGGCGCATCTGGCGCAGCCTCGCGCTTTATGCAGTATTGCGTGGAAGACCTCACCCGCGCGTGGGAAAAGGACGTCCCGCCCTCGCATGTGCTGCTTGAGACCCGCGCCCTTTCTGCCGACGTTTCCGCAGCGCTGGATCCCGATTATCAGGATGTGCACGAAAAACAGAACGCCGCCCTGCTGGGCTACGGCCCGGTATTTTCCAAGTTTACCGGCTCGCGCGGCAAGTACGGGGCCAGCGAGGCCGACGCCGAATTTTTCGGCGCGCTGCGCGGGCTTTTCAACGGCAAGGGCATCGCATGGCAGACTGCGGAACTTGGCAAGGTCGACCTTGGCGGCGGTGGCACCGTGGCGCTGTTCCTTGCGGCCTACGGCATGCAGGTTATTGACCTTGGCCCTGCCATCCTGTCCATGCACAGCCCCTTTGAACTGGCAAGCAGCGCAGACCTCTTCGCCACCAAGCAGGCCTTCCGCGCATTTCTGGAAGCCCAGTTATAGCACGCAAGCCCGCGCAGCGGACAACTACGCAACAGGTGATTTGCGTTCTGTCTGCAAAGCTGCATAGATAACAGACTGCCCTTGCGGGCTGGTGAAAATCAGCCAGCCCGCAAGGGCAGTTTCTGTATGGCGTTTACGGATACGCTCTATTTTTTATGCAGGCTGCGAAGCGCTCTTTTGCAGATGCGCGCGGTCGCCTTACCCGGATTTTGCGCGAGCCACGCATCGCAGAGCTCGCTCACCCACTGTGGTTGTGATTTGGCGGCATCGTTAAGCCAGTTGCCCACGCTGTCCTGCACATAGGTGGAGGGGTCAGCCTGCAAGGGGTCAAGAACAGGCAAGCCCAGCGCCGGATTCTCCTTGAGGATATTCAGGTGGGCACACCACACGCCGCGCGGGCGGGTGCTTTCGCTGGCAAAACGGCGCACCCTTTCCGATGGGTCGGCGGTCCAGCCTGCGAGGTGGCTTAGGGCGCGTTCCGGCTGCTTTGCCAGATGAGGTCGCACAGCCATCCATGCCCATTCACGCACGCCAAAATGTGCATCATCCGCAAAGGGACGCACGGCTTCCAGCAGATCTTCCAGCGGCTCCGCCGGAGAATGCAGGGTATGCTCGTGCGCCAGAGCATAACATATCCAACCCCGAACAGTATCCGACCTGTGCACGGCAAACCTTGCCAATCCCTGCGCGCCCACGGCCCGGTGCACCAGCTCGCCAGCCAGCAGCATGCGCTTTGAAATCCCAAGGGATGCGGCAGCGCGCATTTCGCCCAGCAATGAGACATCAACCTGCGGCAAGGCAACAGCCATCAGGGCGGCAAAATCCACCGCCAGCCCCTCTGCCAGATTTTTAGAAGCGTCCTGCCCGCTGTTGAGCTGGACCAGACGCGTGGAAGAAATGGTCATGGCACTCCCGGCGACACCAATGCTCACGGTATGCAAAGACCTGCGTCAAACTGGCGCAGGTCTTTGCAAATCAAAACTATCCCCACAAAAGTCAAATGCACGATACAGCTCTGTTGCCCCAAACACATGCGGACAAAAAAACAACTGGCCTTGACCCGACATGCACAGGGCTGCTTCAATTTGGGGCAGGCCCTGCCCCACTCATCGAACAATTCCCCTGCGGGAGCCTCAGCCTCACCGCCCTACGCGCTACGCCCCATACCCTCAGCCCGTGTAACCAGCTTGCCGATGTCCGAAACAATATGTTGCAGCGGACACTTGTCGGGCGTTCTAGCATAAATGCTGCACACGGCTCCCCTGTCTTCATCGTAGGGAAGCAAAAACTTCGGGCCAACGCCTTTCTGAACCCATTCAGGGTTGATGCCCTTTTTCTTCAGCAGGCTGAGCAGCCACTTGGAAGGGATAGCCAGCCGCTTTTTGGAATCAGAAATGCAAGATTGGGAAACATCAAAAAACTGCGCAAGTTCCTGTTGGGTTCTGCATTGGGTGACATTCTTGATGCGGTCCATAATGGCCATGTACTCAAATACCTTTCCACTCATTGGAAGAGCCTCCTCTGTACGCTAGGCGTGCAAAATGCCCGGAATTATCAACGTCTTGAAACGAAGGAACCGGGTGCGGCGAGCGGATGCTCTGATGCGCGTTTATTGTGTTGGCCTGGATATGGCAAACCCATAAAAACGGACGCGAGGATGCTTTTCTGAAAGGGAGCGGTCTGGACAGTGAAACAGGCCAACTGATGCTGCACAAAGGATAGTGCAACAGCCGGGAGAACTGACATAGACTCCGTGCAGCCATCACAGTTGCCTAAAAAGCCGTGACAATACGCCAACGCTTCGTAGCCCTGCAGGTCGCAACCGGGTTTTGGTGAGGCAGAAATAAATTTTCAGCCCCAAGGGGAGAGTAGGGGGAACCCACAAGCTGTTCCCGTACACGTTGAGCCAAACCAGCGGAAGGAAATTATCGCAACTCTGGAGAGACTGCCGATGTACGCTTAAAAAATACTCACAACATGAGATAAGTCAAGGAGTTTAATTATCAGATATGCGTGTTTTTGGCCGCGTAGGGGGCTGAAGTGTCCGCCAATCAGACAAGGCTGCGTGTAAAATTAATAAGATATGAAAGAAAAATATCTGATAGCAGAAACAATAAAAAAATACACGGTTTCAAAAATAACCGTGAAGACCAGAAAGGCCGAAGCAGCTTTCAACCGCTTCGGCCCCATATGCTTCTGAATTTTCAACCAAGACCGTCAGCATTGCTGCCGACGGCAAAAACGGCCTATTGCCCAACCCTAGCGCACCAGCAGTACCCAGGCAGGCCCCTTGGCGTCCAGATGGCTTGCCACGTAGTTGGCGCGCTGGTCGCCACCGCAGAAAATATCTATGCGGTTACGCTTGATGGCTCCACCCACGTCCTGGGCAAGACCGATGCCGCGCAGGGGCATCTTGCCCTTGGTTTCATCCGGGATATTGACGCCGTAGGCCACTATGGAGCCGAGCGGAATAAAGCCGCGATCCGTTGCGAGCGTCAGCCAGTCGTCCACCTGGTAGCCCATGGCTCCCGTGGGGCCGCGCATGCCGTATTTAAAGAAGACATAGCTCGGGTTATCATTGAGAATTTCGCGTACGCGGCCCGGATTATTTTTGAACCACTCGCGCTGTTCAAAAATATCGCCGCGCCTGAGCAGGCCTTTTTCGCGCATGATGCGGCCGGAGCTTTTGTATTTGTGCC
This genomic interval carries:
- a CDS encoding DNA alkylation repair protein, encoding MSIGVAGSAMTISSTRLVQLNSGQDASKNLAEGLAVDFAALMAVALPQVDVSLLGEMRAAASLGISKRMLLAGELVHRAVGAQGLARFAVHRSDTVRGWICYALAHEHTLHSPAEPLEDLLEAVRPFADDAHFGVREWAWMAVRPHLAKQPERALSHLAGWTADPSERVRRFASESTRPRGVWCAHLNILKENPALGLPVLDPLQADPSTYVQDSVGNWLNDAAKSQPQWVSELCDAWLAQNPGKATARICKRALRSLHKK
- a CDS encoding helix-turn-helix domain-containing protein, whose protein sequence is MSGKVFEYMAIMDRIKNVTQCRTQQELAQFFDVSQSCISDSKKRLAIPSKWLLSLLKKKGINPEWVQKGVGPKFLLPYDEDRGAVCSIYARTPDKCPLQHIVSDIGKLVTRAEGMGRSA